The uncultured Sphaerochaeta sp. genome includes the window CATTTCTCGCGATGACCCTTGCAAGGGAAGCAGACTATCTCCTTTTTGATGAGCCGGATGCCCATCTAGATATCTCACAGATGTATATGGTCCACCAGCTCCTGCAGGACCTGGCATCTGAGGGTCACTGCGTTGTGGCTTCCCTGCACGACCTCTCAGAAGCCTTGAGGATTGCTAGTAGGATCATCCTTATCGACCAACAAACGGTCGTATTTGATGGGAAGCCCCAAGATGCAGTTGCCTGTGGGATACTCGAAAAAATCTTTCGTGTGGCTATCAAAAGATATGATACTTTCTACCGGTTTTCACTGCGTTGACCAAGGAGGCCCTTACCGTCTACAGTGACAGGCGAGGTAGTTTCCAGCATGCAAATTTCCAGCTTTGAAGATGTAATTAGCTTCACCGAGCAGTTCACCAACCTCGAGAAGCAGACGTCCCACTACACCACTCGTACCTATCGACTTGACAGGATGCACGACCTGTTGGCCCACTTGGGCAATCCTGAACGGGCTTTCAAGAAAATTCATCTTGCAGGGTCAAAAGGAAAGGGTTCAACAGCAAGCTATCTGGCAAGTGCCCTGACTGCCATGGGTTATAAAACAGGCTTATACCTTTCTCCTCATCTGGTCGATTACCGGGAGCGGTTTACCCTAAGTGGTACCTTCTTTGACGATTCCTTGCTCGTTTCAACCGGCCAGGAGTTGGCAGACAGCATTGAGGGGTTCACCTTCCGCGATGAATGGGGGGAGACAAATCCTACCACATTTGAACTCTTCACCGCCTATGCTTATCTGCTCTTCAAGAACAGCGGCTGCAGCTGGGCGATTATTGAGACCGGCCTCGGTGGACGTCTTGATGCAACCAATACCATCATCCCTGAGGCAAGTGTGCTCTGCCCCATTGAGCTCGAGCATACCAAGATTCTCGGCTCCACCATCAGGGAAATTGCCACAGAGAAAAGCAAGATCATCAAGAGAGGAGTACCTGTATTCATTGGCCTCGAAGAGGGTGAAGCCTTGGATGTATTCCTCACTGAAGCAGAGGAGCAACACAGTACTCCCTACCTACTCAAGGAACATCTGGGTTCCCTGACAAGCAGCACTACCAGTGAAGGCGAGCAGGTCCACTACCGGTGGAAGAATGGGGAAGAGGAGCATCTCTGCCTTTCCATGCGAGGATTGGTCCAGGCACAGAATAGTGCACTTGCCATGCTTGTCCTGAAGACACTCAATCTCTTTGACCAGACGATGCTCCCTGCCATCGAGTCAAATCAGATACCAGGGAGATTCCAGCAGCTCTCAAAAGATCCCTGCCTCTATGTGGATGGTGCACACACCACCCGCTCCCTGCAGGCCCTGCTCTCTTCCTTCTCCAGCCTTCATCCCACCAAGGAAAATACAGTCATTTTTGGAGCACTGGAGGACAAGGATCATACCCACATGCTCTCACTCCTGCTCGACTATTTCCAGAAAATCATCATCAGCAGGCCAGGGACTTTCAAGAAGAGTGATATCAACCAACTGCATGAGCTTCTCTTGGAGCTTGCCGCCAAACGAGAAAAACAGTACGAAATTCTTTTAATTGAGGACAATCTCTCAGCATTGAAAGAAGCACTTTCCCATACGGCAAAGGAAGGGGCCATCCTTACCTGTGGATCATTCTACCTTGCCGGAGGTATAACATCTGCCTATGAGCAGGTCAGGAGTTCACATGAGTCTCAACTGGCGTGAGATAGCACTTATCCTGGAGGAACTGCCCCTGGTGGGCAGTTCATTGCAGCGCACTACCCAACATGATTTTCACTCTCTTAGCTGGCACTTCTATCACCCTGAGGCAGGGAGATGGACTCTATACACCGAGGTAGGCACCCCTTTCAGCCGACTCCATGAACTTAAGAAACCCATTAGTGCAAACCAGATGGGAAAAACAGCCAAGCTCCAACGTTTTATCCAATTTTGTCGTGCAAATCTGGAGGGTGCCAAGGTTGAATCAGTCTATCAACAACCCTTTGACCGGGTTGTGCGCCTTCGAATGGACAACCATGGCACGATACTGAATCTCTATCTTCGCTTCTACAGTGGACCAGGTGCAAATATCCTGGTCACTGATGAGAGTGATATCCTCCTTGACCTGCTGTACAGGCGTCCTGGAAGAGAGGAGCAGAGTGGACAACCATTCACACTCCCTGAGCCGAAAGCGGAAGAGGGAAAAGCGTTCCTTGTCAGAGAGAGAACCGGCGATTCCTTCAATGAGCAGATTGAGGAAGCATACGGAGAGCAGAGCAATACACTCACCCGTGAAGAGCTGGCTACACGTGTTGAACGAAAGATGGAACGGGAGCTCAAGAGCCTGAATACTACACTCGGCAGTCTTATACGTACCAGTGCGAACACTCAGGATTTCATGCATTTCAAGAAGTTCGGCGATCTTCTCAGTGCAAACCAACACCTACTCAAAGGTACAATGGATGAAATAACGCTGGAAGATTGGGAGACGGGAAAGCCACTCACCATACCCCTTGATGACAAGATCCTCTCTCGCGAGAATATTCATCTCTACTATGAGAAATACCAGAAAGCCAAGAAAACCCACGAGAATGCCATCACAGAGGTTGAGAAAACCAAAGCGCTCATTGCCCAGAGAGAAGCACACTATCTGGCGCTCCTTGATCCCAACCGTGACCAACTACAGGCGATCAGGAGCCTGACAAAGGAACTGGAAGAGAGCTCTGGGAGTGAGACACAAAAAAAGCAGAGTCCGGGCCTTACCATCCAAAGTGGTTCGTTCACCCTGCTTGTTGGCCGCAATGCCAAGGAAAACGACGAATTACTCCGTCACTACGTGAAGGGAAATGACTACTGGATGCATACCCGTGATGTCCCTGGGGGGTATGTTTTCATCAAGTACATCAGGGGAAAGAGTGTCCCTCTGGAGGTCCTGCTTGATGCAGCAAACCTAGCGCTTGTTTTCAGCAAGGCAAAGAATCAGGGTCGTGCAGATCTATACTATACCCAGGTAAAACACCTAAGAAGAGCAAAGGGAGGGAAAACCGGGACGGTTCTGCCCACTCAGGAGAAAAACTTGACAGTTACACTGGACGAAGGGAGACTTTCACGATTACTTTTAGGACATGAGCATGCTTGACAGTTACCACCATATGATCTTCTACCCTGAGGACCAAGAAACACTCTCCCTTGCAACGGCA containing:
- a CDS encoding cyanophycin synthetase gives rise to the protein MQISSFEDVISFTEQFTNLEKQTSHYTTRTYRLDRMHDLLAHLGNPERAFKKIHLAGSKGKGSTASYLASALTAMGYKTGLYLSPHLVDYRERFTLSGTFFDDSLLVSTGQELADSIEGFTFRDEWGETNPTTFELFTAYAYLLFKNSGCSWAIIETGLGGRLDATNTIIPEASVLCPIELEHTKILGSTIREIATEKSKIIKRGVPVFIGLEEGEALDVFLTEAEEQHSTPYLLKEHLGSLTSSTTSEGEQVHYRWKNGEEEHLCLSMRGLVQAQNSALAMLVLKTLNLFDQTMLPAIESNQIPGRFQQLSKDPCLYVDGAHTTRSLQALLSSFSSLHPTKENTVIFGALEDKDHTHMLSLLLDYFQKIIISRPGTFKKSDINQLHELLLELAAKREKQYEILLIEDNLSALKEALSHTAKEGAILTCGSFYLAGGITSAYEQVRSSHESQLA
- a CDS encoding NFACT family protein, yielding MSLNWREIALILEELPLVGSSLQRTTQHDFHSLSWHFYHPEAGRWTLYTEVGTPFSRLHELKKPISANQMGKTAKLQRFIQFCRANLEGAKVESVYQQPFDRVVRLRMDNHGTILNLYLRFYSGPGANILVTDESDILLDLLYRRPGREEQSGQPFTLPEPKAEEGKAFLVRERTGDSFNEQIEEAYGEQSNTLTREELATRVERKMERELKSLNTTLGSLIRTSANTQDFMHFKKFGDLLSANQHLLKGTMDEITLEDWETGKPLTIPLDDKILSRENIHLYYEKYQKAKKTHENAITEVEKTKALIAQREAHYLALLDPNRDQLQAIRSLTKELEESSGSETQKKQSPGLTIQSGSFTLLVGRNAKENDELLRHYVKGNDYWMHTRDVPGGYVFIKYIRGKSVPLEVLLDAANLALVFSKAKNQGRADLYYTQVKHLRRAKGGKTGTVLPTQEKNLTVTLDEGRLSRLLLGHEHA